From Thermomonas sp. XSG, one genomic window encodes:
- a CDS encoding cryptochrome/photolyase family protein: MTCLRLVLGDQLDPRHPWFDAASPDVLYVLMEVRQETDYVLHHAQKILAIFAAMRRFADRLRAAGHRVVYLQIDDPDNLPSLTANLDRLMAQHGATAFEYQAPDEWRLDEQLRDYAADLEIPARCVDSAHFLTARDEVARFFGTRKRWTMELFYRHMRQQHGILLEPDGGPLGGRWNFDAENRKPWRGDPPEPPDLRPVHDHRALWASIEAAGVASFGDPSADAFRWPIGREEALGQLDAFVEHALPHFGDYQDALSSRAARLFHSMLSFALNVKMLSPAEVIARVEAEGRAGRAPLAAVEGYIRQILGWREYVRGVYWAGMPAYEASNAFGHNRPLPEWFWTGRTRMACVRSAIGQSLAHAHAHHIQRLMVIGNFALLAGLDPQALHRWYLGIYIDAFEWVELPNTVGMSQFADGGLLATKPYISSAAYLYRMGDHCGQCHYRRDAHTGPRGCPFNALYWDFLDRNGERLAGNPRLAMPYRQLARMPDARREALAERAMQVLADLDSL, encoded by the coding sequence TGTCCTGTACGTGCTGATGGAGGTGCGGCAGGAAACCGACTACGTGCTGCATCACGCGCAGAAGATCCTCGCCATCTTCGCCGCCATGCGCCGCTTCGCCGACCGGTTGCGCGCGGCGGGCCACCGCGTCGTCTACCTGCAGATCGACGATCCGGACAACCTGCCCTCGCTGACCGCCAACCTCGATCGGTTGATGGCGCAGCACGGCGCCACCGCGTTCGAGTACCAGGCGCCGGACGAATGGCGGCTGGATGAGCAGCTGCGCGACTACGCCGCGGACCTGGAAATCCCGGCGCGCTGCGTGGACAGCGCCCACTTCCTGACGGCGCGCGACGAAGTGGCGCGCTTCTTCGGCACGCGCAAGCGCTGGACCATGGAGCTGTTCTACCGGCACATGCGGCAGCAGCACGGCATCCTGCTGGAGCCGGACGGCGGTCCTCTGGGCGGGCGCTGGAACTTCGACGCCGAGAACCGAAAGCCCTGGCGCGGCGACCCGCCGGAACCGCCGGACCTGCGGCCGGTGCATGACCACCGCGCCCTGTGGGCGAGCATCGAAGCCGCCGGCGTCGCCAGCTTCGGTGACCCGTCGGCGGACGCCTTCCGCTGGCCGATCGGCCGCGAGGAAGCGCTGGGCCAGCTCGACGCCTTCGTCGAGCACGCGCTGCCGCACTTCGGCGACTACCAGGACGCGTTGAGCAGCCGCGCGGCGCGGCTGTTCCACTCGATGCTCTCGTTCGCGCTCAACGTGAAGATGCTGTCGCCGGCCGAGGTGATTGCCCGGGTGGAAGCCGAAGGCCGCGCCGGCCGCGCGCCGCTGGCGGCGGTGGAGGGCTACATCCGCCAGATTCTGGGCTGGCGCGAGTACGTGCGCGGCGTGTACTGGGCGGGCATGCCCGCCTACGAGGCCAGCAACGCCTTCGGGCACAACCGCCCGCTGCCGGAATGGTTCTGGACCGGGCGCACCCGGATGGCCTGCGTGCGCAGCGCGATTGGTCAGTCGTTGGCGCACGCGCACGCCCACCACATCCAGCGGTTGATGGTCATCGGCAACTTCGCGCTGCTGGCCGGGCTGGACCCGCAGGCGCTGCATCGCTGGTACCTCGGCATCTACATCGACGCCTTCGAATGGGTGGAACTGCCCAACACCGTGGGCATGAGCCAGTTCGCCGACGGCGGCCTGCTGGCGACCAAGCCCTACATCTCGTCGGCCGCCTACCTGTACCGCATGGGCGACCATTGTGGCCAGTGCCATTACCGCCGCGACGCCCACACCGGCCCGCGCGGCTGCCCATTCAACGCCCTCTACTGGGACTTCCTGGACCGCAACGGCGAGCGGCTGGCGGGCAACCCGCGGCTGGCGATGCCCTACCGGCAGCTGGCGCGCATGCCGGACGCGCGCCGCGAGGCGCTGGCGGAGCGTGCCATGCAGGTGTTGGCCGACCTAGACAGCCTCTGA